The Triticum aestivum cultivar Chinese Spring chromosome 4B, IWGSC CS RefSeq v2.1, whole genome shotgun sequence sequence GGATCTTCAGGAACGCAGTCTTGGTTTCGCCCTCCTTGAGCCAGCTGAACCTGACCCGCTCGCGGGCAATGGACCTCTCTAGCGAGGCTAGCCCCAGATATGCGCGCTTGAGATTCCTGCGCAGCCAGGTTTCCGAGTGGGAGAGAGGACGTAAGTCTTGCACCACATCCAACCGAGCCATGAGCTCGCGCGCGGTCAATAGCTAAGACGTGGCCGTTGGAACGCGCACCCCAACTCTGGAGGCGGCGCGTAGTGTGCTTGAGGCGAAGGTAAACACGCCGAAAGTGGTCGGGGTCGTCGACGCCGGCCCAGGCACCCGCCACCGTCTCCTGGAAGCCGTCAAGTTTGATCCAGAATCGCTCGAAGTGGAATCATTTAGGGCCTGCTTGGAGCAGGGAACAGTCCAAGAACAGCGGGCAGTGATCAGAGACAGTCGTTGCAAGGCATCGGAGGTGAGCGTGGGGCTGCAAGGTGTCCTAGTCAGGAGTGTAGAGGAATCTGTCGTTGCACACAAGGGTTGGAGAGTCTCGTTCGTTGGACCAGGTGTAGCGGAGACCATGCATGTATATGTCCCTAAGCTCCATGTCCGCGATGAACCTGCGGAAGCGGCTCGAGGTGCGCCTATTTATGCGCCCATTGCTCTTATCTTCAACGAAGGAAACGAGGTTGAAATCACCGCCAAGTAACCAAGGGCCGTACACACCGGAGATCCACCAAGGGTGCGCACCGGTGGTGATAGAGACAAGGGCAGTGATGTGGTGTTGCCCAATGTAAGGGCTAGAGATGGAGATCTCGTTGCAGTTCCAGGCGAGTAGAATTCCGCCACGGGTGTCAGTAGCTGGTAGAGAGAGGAAGTCGGCGAAGCAGGGGCCAAGGGTCTCAATGACGAGCGGCAATGAGACCGAGTCAAGCTTGGTCTCTTGGAGACACACGATAGTGGGAGAGACCAAAATAATAACGGAGCGCACAATGTTGCGTTTGGCCCTGCAGTTGAGACCGTGGACGTCCCAAAAAACAACCTTAAGATTACAATCCATATGGAGGAGAGGGGTCCATGGGTAGCGGTGAAGCGGGGCTAGTTCGCGGCAATGACGCGTGCCGCCGAGGGGGTGTTGCCAACCAAGCTGCCGGCGGGAATGTGCCAGCCGTAGTAGTCTGCAAAGGCCTGAACAACTCCTTCGCAAGTGGCTGCTCAAAGAGCTTGATGTATCGCTCCAGGGCAGCAGAAGATATAGCGCTCTCCATCGTGGATAAAGCCGAGCCGGAGTAGGAGCACCCTCTTGGCCTTTGCTTTAGAGTCCAGTCCACGGTCGTTCTTTGCGATCCGATGACTCCTTCTCGGGGTGAAGTTGGGCAGGAGCTCTTTTCTCTTCCTCTTGGGGCCAGGGGAAGGAAGAGCCGGCGCGTCGCGGCGTTGGATCCCAAGCATAAAATCCTGTAGAGTGCAGTTGTCGGGGGTGGGGTAGCTGGATCGGTGCCTGCATGGTCCATCGAGGCCGGGGCGAGTAGATCTTGGACACCTGGCAGGAAGGGGGGGCAGCAGAGAGCTGGCTGGGAGAGCACGTGCATGCAGCGGGGGGTGGTGGGGTCGGGGACAAAGCGCCCTCTGGATCCGTCCCGAACTGTCGCGGCACCAGGGAAGAAAGCGGGGCCACCATGCGAGTGGAAGCCTCGGGATCCACATGCACCGAATCAGGGAGAGGGGGGATCGCACTCTCCTGATCCGCTGACCGCCCGTTGGTCGGGGAAGCTTGGCCCAGACCAGCATCCGCCTTGTCTTGGAGCGAGGGTGGGGCCGAGGAAGTCTCACGAGCTATGCAACCAGGGGAGGGAAATCCATCCAAATCTTGGTGGGGCCAGTATGTCAGCATCGGCGGTGTGGGGGTGGGCCACGCGGGCGCAGCCGGGGCGAGAGACTGGGACGCGCCGCCCGAGCTGTGGTCAAGGCGGCTTTTAGCCGAGCCGAGGCAGCTTTTTGCATGGGCCCGGGAGGGGACGTCAACACGCAGCGGGTGGGCTCCAAGGATCCCGTGCCAGTCTGATGGGGGAGGCGGGGGGCGGCACCGAAGACGAGAACGCTAACCGGCGCCGGAGTTGCCAGGGCCAGGGCGACGACGCGCATCACCAGAGCTTCCGGACCGACGCGGGAAGTCGTAGTGTCGCGGCCAGGCGGTGGGGCACGAGAGCGACAGGGGCGCATTGAAGGGGTTGTCGTCGTCCGagggggggcggcggtggcggcgccggagCAGGCAGACGGAAGTCGGTGGAGCGCGTCACGTGGATGGTCACTGGATAACGCAGGACCCCCAATGCAAAGCGCTCGGCAACGTCAGGGTTGGCATCAGGGAGCACCGCGTCCTGCTCCGGGAGGTAGAGATCAGAAGCCCGAGGAATCATGTTGGGGTTGGGAGTCCATGCCAAGAGGCAGAACACATACATGTCGGCGCCGCTGCTGGTCTCGGGCGCGAGCTCATCAACCTCGCAGAACGGCGCGAGCAGAGTCACCGCAGACGAACGGTGCCACCCGTGCTCCGGGATGCCGAAGATCTCCAAGTCGACCTTGAACCGGAGAGAGACCTCCTGAGCACCGGCGAGGCGGCACCACGGATGCATGAGGAGACGGAACCGCGGCCCGTGGGCAACACCCGCGGCCACCCGGGCACGATCCTCTATGTTCCTGAACCAGATGAAGAACTGCACCGGGCCGTGACGGTGGACCGAGAACTCGTCGGCGGGGATGTTGAAGCGCCCGCTGACCAGCCCCGTGACATCTGTGCAGGAGACGCTAGTTCGATGGCCGGCGACCGTGGCCACCATGGAACGCTGAAGCGCAGTCTCGATAGCGTTTATCTCGTCGGAGCGGGGGAGGAAGCACGTCGCAGTGGTGGGATGGAGGGAGGGGTGGCCAGACATGACGGTGGGAGTGCCCGAGTTGGAAGTCGCCGCAGCGGAGGACGATGATGAGGGCCGCGGGGACGGCGCCGCGAACAAGGGCGGGGAAGACGCCCGCGAAGGCGGAGCCGTGCCCGAGGACGTCAACGAGGGGCGCGGGGAGGGGGCCGATGACGGGGACGGTGAGGCCTGCCCTGAAGACACGGGGAGACCAGAACCATTGGAGCTGGGCACCGAGGAGGGTGGCGCGGCACGTGGTCGCTTGGCCGGAGGGAGGGAGGCACGGGGCACGGTGCAAGCACGTGCCTTGTGACCGAAGAACCTGCACTGCCGGTAGTGGATGTCCTTGCGGCAGTCCACGAGCGGGTGGTCAGGGAAGAGGCAGCGTGGGCACCCGCCACCGGCCGCGGCCGGGGAGCGAGGACGCGGGGCGCCTCGGGGCGGCACGGATGGGGGCGAGGCTGCCGCGGACGCTTCCGGCGGTGGTCCCGGGCTGTCTGCCATGGCTCCTCCAACGGCGGGGCGACACGGTGGACTTCCGACCGCGGTCCGGGCCGGCGGGGCGGATGGCCGGCCTGGAGGTTGCTGGCAGAGGGGGCACGGAGCCAGATCCGGTTGAGGAGGGGCTGGAGGCAAGCCAGCGTGGCACCGGATGCAGGCCGCTAGGGGAAGGAGGGGAGATGTCCATCGGGGGCCGGGGAGGCGGCCGGCGAGAGGCAgaggtggccgccggggccggagtggccaccgacGCGACTAGGGAGCGAGGAGCGGCTAGGAGCGGGGGAGCGGGGGCGCAACGAGCGCGCGACTAGCGTAATGCCAGTTCAACATATATAATAACAAATCagtatcattagattcattattgaatgcacTTTTACATCATATAGATTAGTTATGGTAGATgtttatattgttttctataaatttggtcaaactttataaaatttgactttagtcaaacctaatatgcagagtaaataaaaatagagggagtttATCATTCTTTTTCTGCCGCGAGTATAGATCAAAAGAAAATAGATCAAATCATCTCTTGAAAGGCAAGCCAAAAGTGTGCATGATTTTTCCTTGATTTAATAAGAATCAACCGGAAGAAACATGTAAAGGAATGAATGATCATAATTTCAGCAAAGCTACTTATGAAAATGGTGTATGAAGTCATGCCATCATGTTGTAGCTCGGTTATGAAGCTTTTATGTTGGAGTAATTGATTATTCTTGCTACCCTGCTTCAACAAAAATACCGGTCGCACTTTTGTTACGAGGCTTATTTCAGTGCCCTTGGCATTTGGCAATTGGAGATAGCCGGGAGGTTGCCACTTATGGCGAGCTGGTTTTCGTCATACTGGTACCAGAAAGAAACCGAGTGCTGGGATCACTTCTACCCCGGAATCAAAGCTGTCCCGTAAAGAAAAAAAGAGTCAAGCCGTCTCCACCACGTTTCATTCGCCATTACCAGACACCAAGTTCCAACTGAAAATCTCAGCAAAAAAAAAAGTTCCAACTGAAAAAGAAGTGATTTTTCGGTTTGGTAGGCCCATTCGACATATCTGGTGGGTTCTTTAAAATGCTTGCAAGCTTTATCTCATTTTTCAGAACCGAAGAAATGCGGGTGAGTTGTCTGTTTCCTTGTACTACCAACTTGGCTGTGAGTTGGGAAGGAAGAAGGATGGAGGCATCACAGCCGACGATGGTGTGCCATGTTTTCCTCGCCTAACATAGAAAGCTATGCTCCATCTCCATGTAGGTGTTTCATTTCCTCCTTGTACTAGGCTGGATCGCAACATTGCAGCTTCATCTACAACACTCCTACCTAACTTTGTCTGGAGTAGCACCAGGTGGCGGTTTTTGTGCTCGTAAAGGGGTTCCGTTCATCCCACCGACACGGTTTTTTTTCGGAGGGAAAACCGACACGGTTTCTTCACTAGCATGCCAAGGGAAAAAAAGAAGTACCGGAAAAATGGGTGCAGCCGTCCCTAACCGTTGACCCGTCGCATCCCCCGGGGTGGGGTGGTGCGTCGGTGCTAAGAAACCAACCAGCCACCAATTCTCCAATACAAAACCATCCATCTCCACTTCCATTCGCATCCTCCTCACTTCCCCAGATCCAAATCGCGCGCGAGAGAGCAAAGGGAGGAAGAAAGAGATCTCGCCTAGCGCCACCCCGGATCCGCCATGGCCTCGgccgcgccgcccctcctccccaccaccgtcccggccgccgcgcccgcgaccgtcctccccgccgccccggacgccgccgccacctccatcgCCTCTCCGGACCCGGCCGCCACGCGCGCCTTCCTGGGCCGCATCTACGACTCCGCCAAGCGCTCGCTCTCGGGCGCCCGCCCCTGGCCCGAGCTCCTCGACCGCGCCGCGCTCTCGCGCCCGGACTCCCTCTCCGACGCCACCGCCCGCCTCCGCAAGAACCTCGCCTACTTCCGCGTCAACTACGCCGCGCTCCTCGCGCTCTCCCTCGCCGTCTCCCTCCTCGCGCACCCCTTCTCCCTCGCCGCCCTCCTCGCGCTACTCGCCGCCTGGTGCTTCCTCTACCTCCTCCGCCCCGCCGACGCCGTCCCGCTCAACGCCCTCGGCCGCACCTTCTCCGACAGGGAGACGCTCGGGGGCCTCATCGCCGCCTCCGTCTTCGTCGTCTTCCTCACGTCTGTCGGTGGGATCATCTTCTCCGCGCTGGCGCTCGGCGCCGCCGTCGTCTGCGCGCACGGGGCCTTCCGCGTGCCAGAGGACCTGTTCCTCGACGAGGTGCCCGACCAGGGTCTCGTAGGAAACGGCGCCACCCTCAACCTCCTCTCCTTCATCAacggcgctgctggaggaggaggaCGCGTCTGAGCCAGCCTCATGTCCTCAGCTCTCTGATCTGCTACGCGGAAGAGACAAGTAAAGTCTGTGGCTGGTTGATTCGCTTTTTCAGAAACGAAATACTTCTACTTGTTTGAGATCGTACTACGCGTTGTCTTTAGGAGCGTGAGGAGGAGATTAGAAGAGGATGCATTGGAGTTATACTACACACAGGATATACACATAAAAAGGAACCTTGGGATCTAGTTTTGTTTCATTTTGCATTTGATATTGCTGTATGATGACAAAGTTGAGCTTATTAGTATTGATATTCATATGATACGTGTCTCGTTGTTACTAGCATACACAACAAAATAAATTGCTGCTCCTCGTCTTAGCATGAAATGAAATATATGATGATTAAGTACACCATTTGTTTTCAAGAGATCGATCAATGTGGTTTCACATATGATCTTGATTCTGGCGTGGAGGATCTTGGGTCTAGATGATTCATTTTCGATCATAGTAGAGTTCTTCTTTCTATGCTAATGTATCTTGCGGCAATGTGGCCCATCAATGTCATTGGAGTGCCCTATTTATTCTTTGATATTGGAGCTGAATATCATTTGTAAGTCTAGTATCGAtcttatttaaaaaaattataatGTTATCATCGATCGAATTCCAATGACAGAAGTCCATGCAAGGTGGTGAAACAAGTCCTGTGAGCCTGGTTTGAGATCTCCTTTTACCGTCCCCAAAAGAACCGATAAATAGCGGAAATGTTTTTTTAGAATTAACGGAAATGATATTTAGCTGACGTAAAAAATCTGGCTGCTCGCAGCGAACGGTATCATCGTCGCTGGTCACGTTGCACGAATCTTCACGTCAGGTTGCCATGTCACGGTGCAGCAACCGTTCGCAAGAACATGGGCACCAGCGAACCCTGTACCGGCACTACTCTCTCCTTCCTCTCACTCTCCGCATtacgtgccccccccccctcctcttgCGTTCACTCTCCTCTGCGACAACGGTTTGAGGTGGTTGCCGATTCCTCACCGTCGAATTGAGCGCCGTTGGTTGCTACCGTTGAGGGCCACTCCCCTGCTTCCACAATGCAACATTGCGGAGGTATCCTCACTCTCCGCATTATGTGCCACCCCCCCCTCCTCTTGCGTTCACTCTCCTCTGCGACAACGGTTCGAGGTGGTTGCCGATTCCTCACCGTCGAATCGAGCGCTGTTGGTTGCTACGTTGAGAGCCGCTCCCCTGCTTCCACAATGCAACATTGGCGGAGGTATGTTGCTACACACACACCTGCAGCCTTTTCTCCTTTGTTCCTGTTGATTCCTTAGCTGAATGTTGCTCGAGGTCTAGTTGTCGTTCATGGCTGCGACAACAGCTTTTGATTCGGTCGTCGACGACGAGTTCGTGGCCAACAACGTTATTCATGCATTTTGGCTGTTGCTGGTTGCCGATGATGGTCGGGGTTAGGGTTTCTGGTTTTGTcgcatgtgggggggggggggcataatCGTCGGGGTTTGTAGTGCGGCGGCAACCATAGTGGAATTTTTTGGCGAGAGGGATTTGACCTCTTTTGTGCAGGGGTTGTAGTGGAGCTGGAGATTGTAGTTGGCAAGTACACGTTTTGTTTATCGAAGTGATTTATCCGCTTTTTTCCCATGCTATCAAGTTAGTCTGGAAAATTTATGTTGTGTGTGGGTTAGTTTGGTATTTTCTATTGATTGTGCAGATGgtattttttttggccttttttttgccatgtttaagtCATATGACTGTCATGTCGTGCAATTTTCGTATGTGCATACGAGAGACTAAATTGCCATGGCATTTGTGCATATCAAAGACAAAATTGCCatgatgtatgtgtgtgtgtgtgatagattTAAATCGCCATGCTCTGTTTTTGTTTGATAGACAAATTTGCATGCTCTGTTTTGTGTGTGAGAGTTAAATTTGCCATTGCATTCATGTGTTGAGAGGCAAAATTGACATGGGTATATGTTTGTGTGAGAGACTTAAAAtgatatcctctgtttttgtttgaTAGATAAAATTGTCATGCTCTATTTTGTGTGAGAGAGTTAAAATTGCCATTGCATCCATGTGTTGAGGCAAAATTGCCACGGGTATATGTTTGTGTGGGAGACTTAGAATGCAATGCTCTGTTTGTTGGTTTTTAGACAAAATTGCCAtgggtatatgtgtgtgtgtgtgactttTTTAAAAATGCCATGAGTATATGTGTGTCACAGGCTTTTTAAAAATGCCAATGGTATTTCtctctcccccccctctctctctctctgtgacaTGAACACCATGCTTTGTTGTTGTTCTCGTCGACGAGCCCGTGCTGCCCGGGGTTGTCAAACCCTAGCTAGAGTAGGGCCTGCTTCATGGCCGCAACGACGAGGGCGTTGTTCTCCACGTTGGTGGTCTCTTGTTGTGCGGTGGCGGCTTCCAGCTTGTCGGCATGCACCTTCCTCCAGCCATCCTTCTTGGCTGAAAGCACGGCCCGCTGCGCGTCTATCAGCTCCTTCTTGGCTGGCACCACCTTTTTGCGGACGACGCGGGGCTTTTCGACGGTGAAGGCGAGGCCGGCGGCAGCGTCGGGGATTGGCGCGTCGTCCATGGCAAGCGGGCGGGAGTTTTCTTGGAAAGAGAGGAAAATGGGGGTGGATGGGCCACCGATTGGCGAGCTAGGGGGAGGACAAGATCAGGCATCGCGTGTGTCCGCGCCGAGGCATACGCGGCCCAAATTTAGGCCTAAGTTGGGTCGTGCGCGGACAAAAGATGGACCCTCGtccgtgtcacgcccaatatgcgaccctatccaaaaggaactcgaaggtcccaccaaggatagacccgcatattgaaacgcttttgcaaggtggatatcattacatcgacattacataatagatggggatacatacataaggcatacaatgccacacaaatacaacatcacaatacataagagcatcatccgactatggataaacacaaacagaaactcaaacgacatccaccctgctagcccaggctgccgacctggaacctatcccctgatcgaagaagcagaagaagaactcaacgcaagcaagcatcgctctcgcgtcatgatcatcgcataacctgtacctgcaactgttgttgtagtaatctgtgagccacgaggactcagcaatcccattaccatgggtatcaagactagcaaagcttaaagggaaaggaaggggtaaagtggtgaggctgcagcagcgactaagcaagtatggtggctaacatacacaaataagagcgagaagagagcaagcagaacggtcgtgaactagcaatgatcaagaagtgatcctgaactcctacttacgtcaaacataacccagaaaccgtgttcacttcccggactccgccgaaaagagaccatcacggctacacacgcggttgatgcgttttaattcggatctggtgtcaagttatctacaaccggacattaacaaattcccatctgccaataaccgcaggcacggctttcgaaagattataccctgcaggggtgtcccaacttagcccatgacaagctcccgcgatcaacgaaggaatagaccttctcccaggaagacccgatcagactcggaatcccggtttacaagacatttcgacaatggtaaaacaagaccagcaaagcctcccgctgtgccgacaaatcccgataggagctgcacatatctcgttctcagggcacaccgaattgtccaaacttccggtaggccagcccagagttgcccctggtggccaccggcggctgacaggttggaccaacattcacgacgagcactggcccgggggggataatataaagatgaccctcgagagcgcgactcccaagggaaaaagggctaggtgaggcaaatggtaaaaccaaggttgggccttgctggaggagttttattcaaagggaactgtcaagggggtcccataaatcacccgaccacgtaaggaacgtaaaatccgggaacataacaccggtatgacggaaactagggcggcaagagtggaacaaaacaccaggcaaaaggccgagtctttcaccctttaccaagtatatagatgcattaataatataagagatattgtgatatcccaaccaaaatcatgtccaccatagagcaatcttcaacttcacctgcaactagcaaccctataagaggggctgagcaaaagcggtaatatagccaagcaacggtttgcataggaaaggtgtcaaaggttagaggttcatggcaatatgggaggcttgataaacaggtgataggtagcgcagcatagcgatagaacgaaacaactagcatagcaatgatagtagtgagatccagggtagcggtcatcttgcctgaaatcccgtaaggaagaagaaagagttcatgaagaagatgaacggatgaagccgaaccaagcgtagacgaacgactCCTCACGATCgcacgaaacaggaactatcgagaagaagcacacaacatagtaaacacaccacacatgaacaaggcatgatgcacaacaagcatgatgcatgacaaaactagatgaggctactcagggcaagagatgatgcaaacaagaacaacacatcaaggcaagtttaaatgaggtcgggagcaacatataacaattccggtaagtcctcatatgcatatttcgaaattg is a genomic window containing:
- the LOC123091713 gene encoding PRA1 family protein B2, which gives rise to MASAAPPLLPTTVPAAAPATVLPAAPDAAATSIASPDPAATRAFLGRIYDSAKRSLSGARPWPELLDRAALSRPDSLSDATARLRKNLAYFRVNYAALLALSLAVSLLAHPFSLAALLALLAAWCFLYLLRPADAVPLNALGRTFSDRETLGGLIAASVFVVFLTSVGGIIFSALALGAAVVCAHGAFRVPEDLFLDEVPDQGLVGNGATLNLLSFINGAAGGGGRV